A window of Exiguobacterium sp. Helios genomic DNA:
CCGCAAGCGGCGATTTTGTCGGTCGAATCAATCGTCAAACGTCCGGTTTGGGTGAACGGCATGTTCGCAGCACGCGATATGGTCAACCTTTGTATGTCGATTGACCACCGGGTACTCGACGGACTCGTTGCCGGTCAGTTCCTGCAGACGGTCAAACACGCACTCGAGTCAATCGACCCGAATCAACTGTCTTTATATTGATTAAGACAAATCTATTGACAGAAAACGGTTTCCCACGTAACATGAAGGACAATTAAAGAACATAGACGCAATGACGAAGAAAAGTAACCTATGAAACGATTGAAGAGAGCTGATGGGTGGTGCGAATCAGTATCGGGAAACAGGTGAATGGGCTTCTGAGCATCAGACCGAACTTACAGTAGGCTCTGACGGGTACCTTCCGTTATCAAGGACGACGAATCAGGGTGACCGGTTCGTTCGAGGGGACTAGTACTAGTCAACGAAGGTGGTACCGCGGGTTTTCCCGTCCTTCATGTTTAACATGAATGGATGGGGAAACCCTTTTCGTATTTAAGTGAATAAGTAAATCGATGAATGAGTTAAGTAGTCAGACAAATCGTTGTTCCAGAGAGCGGGAGAGAGGTGGAACTTCCGTACAGCGATGTCTGATGAATGGTCTCATGAGAGCATGACTGAACGGTAAGTAGGTCGTGACGGAAGCCCCCGTTATCTTAGGCTACGATGTCTCGTCAAGACGCATCGGAAGAGTGGGAACGTGTATCGTTCCAATTGTGAGGTGGCACCGCGAGTCTATCGTCCTCCATACGGCATTTGCTGTATGGAGGACTTTTTTTATATCAGGAGGCGAACAGGATGATCGAGACAGAACAATTGATAATCGAGCAAATCGAAATGAACGGCGATGAATTGACGCCAATCTCCATCTTTTTAAATCTGGAAGGAGACCGGAAATGTCTGCTTGAAAGCTCAGCGAGCGGCAGTAACGGTCGTTACTCGATCATCGGCGTCAATCCGGTCGAATTGCTTCGGGCGGAAGGCAATCAAGTGACGCGGCACCATCTTCAGACGGAAGAAACCGTGACGATGACAGGGAATCCGGTCCGGCTGTTGCAACAGTCTGTGACACGGGGGACGACCGATGCCGACTTTCCGTTCTTAAGCGGCGCAATCGGCTATGTCGGCTATGATGCGATTCGGGCGTATGAGAACATCGGAGCGGTACCGGACAGTGACCGCAATTTGCCGGACGCCTTGCTTGCCGTCTATGACGAAATTATTTTATATGACCACCTGGAACACCGGGTGCATTTAATTCATACGTCACTCGGTGGACTGACGGACCGGCAGGAGATGATTCGGAAACTGAAGCTCCGCAAAACCTTACTGGAACAAACCGGTCAGCAGACCCGGATCGAGCGCCCGCTTGAAAACATCGTCTATCAACCGCAGATTGAAAAAGAAACTTTTATATCACTCGTCGAACAGGCGAAACAACATATTCGTCAGGGAGATGTGTTCCAACTGGTCCTGTCGCAACGGCTCGATGCGACATTCGCCGGCGACCCGTTCCACTTTTACCGGAAGCTGCGCCAGGACAATCCGAGCCCGTATCTCTTTTACATTGATTTAGGAGAAGTCATCGTCCTTGGTGCATCACCGGAAAGTCTGGTCCAGGTCAAAGGTCGTCATGTCACGACAAATCCGATTGCCGGGACACGGCCCCGCGGAAAAACGAAACAGGAAGACACGCAACTGGCGCATGATTTATTGAACGACGAGAAAGAACAGGCTGAACACCGGATGC
This region includes:
- the trpE gene encoding anthranilate synthase component I, translated to MIETEQLIIEQIEMNGDELTPISIFLNLEGDRKCLLESSASGSNGRYSIIGVNPVELLRAEGNQVTRHHLQTEETVTMTGNPVRLLQQSVTRGTTDADFPFLSGAIGYVGYDAIRAYENIGAVPDSDRNLPDALLAVYDEIILYDHLEHRVHLIHTSLGGLTDRQEMIRKLKLRKTLLEQTGQQTRIERPLENIVYQPQIEKETFISLVEQAKQHIRQGDVFQLVLSQRLDATFAGDPFHFYRKLRQDNPSPYLFYIDLGEVIVLGASPESLVQVKGRHVTTNPIAGTRPRGKTKQEDTQLAHDLLNDEKEQAEHRMLVDLGRNDLGQVCQVGTIHVSREMEIERFKNVMHLVSVVEGRLAEGRTGADALISCLPAGTVSGAPKIRAMQLINQYETKKREVYAGAVGYFDVSGNLDFALAIRTMVIQHGKAYVQAGAGIVYDSDPTLEYEETLHKAKSLLEVWK